Proteins from a single region of Aquipuribacter sp. SD81:
- a CDS encoding cytochrome c oxidase assembly protein translates to PAAASAGAAPGSGGTDGAPSGRGGGTSVPARPATRVPLVLVLVGAVVAAGVVAVLLSPREATRLADPGALVRWGLPAVEAVHDLALALAVGAMVLVCAVLPVESPAAARGRHVATAGAAVWALAALGVLVLTYASVSGTPPTAPEFGAELGGFLTGFEVGQSLLATVLLAAAAATVAAGATGPRSSALALVLVLAGVLPVALLGHSGSAEGHETAVTAMGLHLLGTGVWVGGLLALVALRGRLEGAALASAVGRWSPLALASVVLVSLSGLANATTRLAAPGDLLSRYGALLLAKTVLVAVLVGIGWAHRRAVLPRLADGGARSFWRLVAVELLVMATTVGVAVALAGTSPPVSDTEAPARWSPAEVLVGYATPPPQTPLRLLTEWRPDLLWVLVVALLGAGYLLGVRRLHRRGDAWPVWRTLLWLAGLAVVLLVTSSGLSTYGRWLFSAHMLQHMTMSMVAPLLLVPAAPVTLALRALRPRADGSRGAREWLLWGLHAPVTRFLTHPVAAATLFAGSLVAFYYSPLFGIALRTHYGHEAMHVHFLLTGYLFVWSLVGTDPGVRRTPYPLRLLILFATIAFHAFFSISLMDATQVLQPEYWQTVAADRGWGRDPLADQRYGAALAWGVGEVPTILVAVLVAIRWVADDTREARRRDRKAARDDDADLRAYNEMLARLGEADRRS, encoded by the coding sequence CCCCGGCCGCCGCGTCGGCGGGCGCCGCGCCGGGCTCCGGCGGCACGGACGGCGCCCCGAGCGGTCGCGGCGGCGGGACGAGCGTGCCCGCCCGGCCCGCGACCCGCGTGCCGCTCGTCCTCGTCCTCGTCGGGGCCGTGGTGGCCGCGGGGGTGGTGGCCGTCCTGCTGTCCCCACGCGAGGCGACCCGCCTCGCGGACCCGGGCGCGCTCGTCCGGTGGGGCCTGCCGGCGGTGGAGGCGGTCCACGACCTCGCCCTCGCGCTCGCCGTCGGGGCGATGGTGCTCGTGTGCGCCGTGCTGCCCGTCGAGTCCCCGGCGGCCGCGCGGGGTCGTCACGTCGCGACCGCCGGCGCCGCGGTGTGGGCGCTCGCGGCGCTCGGCGTCCTCGTCCTGACGTACGCGAGCGTGTCGGGTACCCCGCCCACCGCGCCGGAGTTCGGGGCCGAGCTCGGTGGCTTCCTCACCGGCTTCGAGGTGGGGCAGTCGCTGCTCGCGACGGTCCTGCTCGCGGCCGCCGCCGCGACCGTCGCCGCGGGGGCGACCGGCCCGCGCAGCAGCGCGCTCGCGCTCGTGCTCGTCCTCGCGGGCGTCCTGCCCGTCGCGCTGCTCGGGCACTCCGGCAGCGCCGAGGGGCACGAGACCGCGGTGACGGCGATGGGCCTGCACCTGCTCGGCACCGGTGTGTGGGTCGGCGGCCTGCTCGCGCTCGTGGCCCTGCGGGGCCGGCTCGAGGGTGCCGCGCTGGCCTCCGCCGTCGGGCGCTGGTCGCCGCTCGCGCTCGCCTCCGTCGTCCTCGTGTCGCTGTCGGGTCTCGCGAACGCGACGACCCGGCTCGCCGCCCCGGGGGACCTGCTCTCGCGCTACGGCGCGCTGCTGCTCGCGAAGACCGTCCTCGTCGCCGTGCTCGTCGGCATCGGCTGGGCCCACCGCCGCGCCGTCCTCCCGCGCCTGGCCGACGGCGGGGCACGGTCGTTCTGGCGCCTGGTCGCCGTCGAGCTGCTCGTGATGGCGACGACGGTCGGGGTGGCCGTCGCGCTCGCCGGCACGTCGCCGCCCGTGTCCGACACGGAGGCCCCGGCGCGGTGGAGCCCCGCCGAGGTGCTCGTCGGCTACGCGACACCGCCGCCGCAGACCCCGCTCCGGCTGCTCACCGAGTGGCGGCCGGACCTGCTGTGGGTCCTCGTCGTCGCGCTGCTCGGCGCCGGCTACCTCCTGGGCGTTCGGCGCCTGCACCGCCGGGGCGACGCGTGGCCGGTGTGGCGCACGCTGCTGTGGCTCGCGGGCCTGGCGGTGGTGCTCCTCGTCACGAGCTCGGGGCTGTCGACGTACGGGCGGTGGCTGTTCAGCGCGCACATGCTCCAGCACATGACGATGAGCATGGTGGCGCCGCTGCTGCTCGTGCCCGCCGCGCCCGTCACGCTCGCGCTGCGGGCGCTGCGCCCCCGCGCCGACGGCTCGCGCGGCGCGCGGGAGTGGCTGCTGTGGGGGCTGCACGCGCCCGTCACGCGGTTCCTCACCCACCCCGTCGCGGCGGCCACGCTCTTCGCGGGCAGCCTCGTGGCGTTCTACTACTCGCCGCTGTTCGGCATCGCCCTGCGGACGCACTACGGGCACGAGGCGATGCACGTGCACTTCCTGCTCACGGGCTACCTGTTCGTGTGGTCGCTCGTCGGCACCGACCCCGGCGTGCGGCGCACGCCGTACCCGCTGCGGCTGCTCATCCTCTTCGCGACGATCGCCTTCCACGCTTTCTTCAGCATCTCCCTCATGGACGCGACCCAGGTGCTGCAGCCGGAGTACTGGCAGACCGTCGCCGCCGACCGGGGCTGGGGCCGCGACCCGCTCGCCGACCAGCGCTACGGCGCCGCGCTCGCGTGGGGGGTCGGGGAGGTCCCGACGATCCTCGTCGCCGTGCTCGTCGCGATCCGCTGGGTGGCCGACGACACCCGTGAGGCCCGTCGCCGCGACCGCAAGGCCGCCCGCGACGACGACGCGGACCTGCGCGCGTACAACGAGATGCTCGCGCGGCTCGGCGAGGCCGACCGCCGCTCCTGA
- a CDS encoding ArgP/LysG family DNA-binding transcriptional regulator, translating into MALDLDGTHLRSFAAAVGTGSLEAAAEALHVTPSAMSQRLRALENAVGQVLLVRSRPLRPTPSGEVVLRLARQVLALQDEAAAELGAGDAGTAAGSAPVVAVAVNADSLATWVLPALAPLLAGTAPDGVLLDLYRADQDRTHLLLRDGTVTGAVTSRAEPAPGCRSRPLGRMRYRAMASAAWVEQWFADAGRTALTDAAVVLTRAPMVRYDCDDDLQHVVLRRAGTTTEPPTHLVPATGEHLAAVGLGLGWGMVPDVRHGRPLGAPDGLVPLPLPGDTGTVEVALHWQSWRLRSPALERVGDALAAAADDRLFPAAGA; encoded by the coding sequence ATGGCGCTCGACCTGGACGGCACCCACCTCCGCTCCTTCGCCGCAGCCGTCGGGACCGGGAGCCTCGAGGCGGCCGCCGAGGCACTGCACGTCACGCCGTCGGCCATGAGCCAACGCCTGCGGGCGCTGGAGAACGCCGTGGGGCAGGTGCTGCTCGTGCGCAGCCGCCCGCTGCGGCCGACGCCGTCCGGCGAGGTGGTCCTCCGCCTGGCCCGGCAGGTCCTCGCCCTGCAGGACGAGGCCGCCGCCGAGCTGGGTGCGGGCGATGCCGGGACGGCTGCCGGCTCCGCTCCGGTGGTCGCCGTCGCCGTCAACGCCGACTCGCTGGCGACGTGGGTGCTGCCCGCGCTCGCGCCGCTGCTCGCGGGCACCGCACCCGACGGCGTCCTGCTCGACCTGTACCGCGCCGACCAGGACCGCACGCACCTGCTGCTGCGCGACGGCACGGTGACGGGCGCCGTCACCTCGCGGGCGGAGCCTGCCCCCGGCTGCCGGTCCAGACCGCTCGGCCGGATGCGGTACCGCGCCATGGCGAGCGCCGCGTGGGTCGAGCAGTGGTTCGCGGACGCGGGCCGGACGGCCCTCACGGACGCGGCGGTGGTGCTGACCCGGGCACCGATGGTGCGTTACGACTGCGACGACGACCTGCAGCACGTGGTCCTGCGTCGCGCCGGCACGACGACGGAGCCCCCGACGCACCTGGTCCCCGCAACCGGGGAGCACCTCGCCGCCGTGGGGCTGGGGCTCGGCTGGGGGATGGTGCCCGACGTCCGGCACGGTCGTCCGCTCGGCGCCCCGGACGGTCTGGTCCCGCTGCCCCTGCCCGGGGACACCGGGACGGTCGAGGTGGCGCTGCACTGGCAGTCGTGGCGGCTGCGCTCGCCGGCGCTCGAGCGGGTCGGCGACGCCCTCGCCGCGGCGGCCGACGACCGGCTGTTCCCGGCGGCAGGCGCCTGA
- a CDS encoding LysE/ArgO family amino acid transporter, with product MTAVLAGLGLGLSLIVAIGAQNAFVLRQGLRGEHVAAVVAVCAVSDAVLITAGVLGAGALIEAVPVLVEVFRWGGAAFLLAYAVLAARRALHPGRLEAADGAPPAGLLPVVGTAVALTWLNPHVYLDTVVLLGSVAQSWGDARVAFAGGAVLGSLLWFSALGFGARLLRPVFARPGAWRVLDGLVAVVMVVLAVGLVVG from the coding sequence GTGACCGCCGTCCTCGCCGGCCTCGGGCTGGGCCTCTCCCTCATCGTCGCCATCGGCGCGCAGAACGCCTTCGTGCTGCGCCAGGGCCTGCGCGGGGAGCACGTCGCGGCGGTCGTCGCTGTCTGCGCGGTGTCGGACGCCGTGCTCATCACCGCGGGCGTCCTCGGGGCCGGAGCCCTCATCGAGGCGGTACCCGTCCTCGTCGAGGTGTTCCGCTGGGGCGGCGCGGCGTTCCTGCTCGCCTACGCGGTCCTCGCCGCGCGCCGGGCCCTGCACCCGGGCCGGCTCGAGGCGGCCGACGGCGCCCCACCCGCGGGCCTGCTGCCCGTCGTCGGCACGGCGGTCGCCCTCACGTGGCTCAACCCGCACGTGTACCTCGACACGGTGGTGCTGCTCGGCTCCGTGGCCCAGTCGTGGGGCGACGCGCGCGTCGCCTTCGCGGGCGGCGCGGTCCTCGGCAGCCTGCTGTGGTTCTCCGCGCTCGGGTTCGGGGCGCGGCTGCTGCGGCCCGTGTTCGCGCGCCCGGGGGCCTGGCGCGTGCTCGACGGGCTCGTCGCCGTCGTCATGGTGGTGCTCGCCGTCGGCCTCGTCGTCGGCTGA
- a CDS encoding prolyl oligopeptidase family serine peptidase has translation MTAVTDSTTDITDTSGASGEPGEGTSPFADLDAYQALPRVGGLALSPDGTRLVTALQTLNPEANRFVGALWEVDPTGERPARRLTRSAKGERLGGFTSDGTLLFTSARPDPDSKGDDDGPAALWALPAGGGEASVVATRPGGLDVAALARDSGDVVVTSATLPGADDTAESDEERRKARKDGKVTAILHEAYPVRYWDGDLGPDAPRLLAGRLDATGTEPELELRQVVGHVGHGLRHAVVDVTADGRTAVTTWDTIEGRAVSRFSLVSVDLASGRRRTLLSDVDHEYEMPTISPDGSTVALQVYRRSTPDDPGDYRLAVAPLGRPGEDGDDGDGTVEVREVAPGWDRWSHRPVWTPDGQALLVTADSDGRAPVFRVEVASGEVTQLTGDDAAYSDVVVSRDGRHVYALRAAVDAPPAPVRLDPVTPHQTPTLLRGPVPAPVVPGRVEEVTATGEDGTPVRAWLCLPDTADADRPAPLLLWIHGGPLGSWNAWSWRWNPWLAVARGYAVLLPDPALSTGYGLEFIRRGWGRWGDAPYTDLLAVTDAAEAHEAVDATRTAAMGGSFGGYMANWVGGHTDRFRAIVTHASLYALDQFAATTDAAHYWEREMSPEMTEHHSPHRHVEHWVTPTLVIHGDKDYRVPIGEALRLWWDLASKDTDDQGNLPHKFLYFPDENHWILTPNHSTVWYQTVFAFLAHHVLGEEWVTPELLR, from the coding sequence ATGACCGCCGTGACGGACTCCACGACGGACATCACAGACACCTCGGGCGCCTCCGGGGAGCCGGGCGAGGGCACGAGCCCCTTCGCCGACCTCGACGCCTACCAGGCGCTGCCGCGGGTCGGCGGGCTCGCGCTCTCACCGGACGGCACCCGCCTCGTCACCGCCCTGCAGACGCTCAACCCCGAGGCGAACCGCTTCGTCGGCGCGCTGTGGGAGGTCGACCCCACGGGCGAGCGCCCGGCCCGGCGCCTCACCCGCAGCGCGAAGGGCGAGCGGCTCGGCGGCTTCACCTCCGACGGGACGCTGCTGTTCACCTCGGCGCGGCCGGACCCGGACAGCAAGGGCGACGACGACGGTCCCGCGGCGCTGTGGGCCCTGCCGGCCGGCGGCGGCGAGGCCTCGGTCGTCGCGACCCGCCCCGGCGGCCTGGACGTCGCCGCGCTCGCCCGCGACTCCGGCGACGTCGTCGTGACGAGCGCGACGCTGCCCGGCGCCGACGACACCGCGGAGAGCGACGAGGAGCGCCGCAAGGCCCGCAAGGACGGCAAGGTCACCGCGATCCTCCACGAGGCGTACCCGGTCCGGTACTGGGACGGCGACCTCGGCCCGGACGCGCCGCGGCTGCTCGCCGGCCGGCTCGACGCCACCGGCACCGAGCCGGAGCTGGAGCTGCGCCAGGTGGTCGGTCACGTCGGCCACGGCCTGCGGCACGCGGTCGTCGACGTGACGGCGGACGGTCGGACCGCCGTCACCACGTGGGACACCATCGAGGGCCGGGCCGTCAGCCGGTTCTCCCTCGTGAGCGTCGACCTCGCCTCCGGGCGGCGACGCACGCTGCTGTCCGACGTCGACCACGAGTACGAGATGCCGACCATCAGCCCGGACGGCTCGACCGTCGCGCTGCAGGTCTACCGCCGCTCGACGCCGGACGACCCGGGCGACTACCGCCTCGCCGTCGCGCCGCTCGGGCGCCCCGGCGAGGACGGCGACGACGGTGACGGGACGGTCGAGGTCCGCGAGGTGGCCCCGGGCTGGGACCGGTGGTCGCACCGTCCCGTGTGGACGCCGGACGGGCAGGCGCTGCTCGTCACCGCCGACTCCGACGGCCGCGCGCCCGTGTTCCGCGTCGAGGTCGCCTCGGGCGAGGTCACCCAGCTGACCGGTGACGACGCCGCGTACTCCGACGTCGTCGTGTCGCGCGACGGCCGGCACGTGTACGCGCTGCGCGCCGCGGTCGACGCCCCGCCCGCGCCGGTGCGGCTCGACCCGGTCACCCCCCACCAGACGCCCACCCTGCTGCGCGGGCCCGTGCCCGCCCCGGTCGTGCCGGGCCGGGTGGAGGAGGTGACGGCGACCGGCGAGGACGGCACGCCCGTCCGGGCGTGGCTGTGCCTGCCCGACACCGCCGACGCGGACCGTCCCGCGCCGCTGCTGCTGTGGATCCACGGCGGTCCGCTCGGGTCGTGGAACGCGTGGAGCTGGCGGTGGAACCCGTGGCTCGCGGTCGCGCGCGGGTACGCCGTGCTGCTGCCGGACCCCGCCCTGTCGACCGGGTACGGCCTGGAGTTCATCCGCCGCGGCTGGGGGCGGTGGGGCGACGCGCCCTACACCGACCTGCTCGCGGTCACCGACGCCGCGGAGGCGCACGAGGCCGTCGACGCGACCCGCACCGCGGCGATGGGCGGCAGCTTCGGCGGCTACATGGCGAACTGGGTGGGCGGGCACACCGACCGCTTCCGGGCGATCGTCACGCACGCGTCGCTGTACGCGCTCGACCAGTTCGCGGCCACGACGGACGCCGCGCACTACTGGGAGCGCGAGATGAGCCCCGAGATGACCGAGCACCACAGCCCGCACCGCCACGTCGAGCACTGGGTGACGCCGACGCTCGTCATCCACGGCGACAAGGACTACCGCGTGCCGATCGGCGAGGCGCTGCGGCTGTGGTGGGACCTCGCGAGCAAGGACACCGACGACCAGGGGAACCTGCCGCACAAGTTCCTCTACTTCCCCGACGAGAACCACTGGATCCTCACGCCCAACCACTCGACCGTCTGGTACCAGACCGTCTTCGCGTTCCTCGCCCACCACGTGCTGGGTGAGGAGTGGGTGACGCCGGAGCTCCTTCGCTGA
- a CDS encoding Gfo/Idh/MocA family protein, producing MTAQPQEPSFEPVADRPVRWGVIGAGRIAEGVMTDLREQCAADGVLHAVASRSADRARDFADRHGAPVAYGSYLELLEDPDVDVVYVATPHRQHHQVALAALERGKHLLVEKAFTCTLEGSREVVDAARARGRFVMEAMWTRFQPTVVRMRELLAEGAVGEVRSVRADLGLRVPFDAGDRLWDPAQGGGALLDLGVYPVSWLQMVLGGTPASVEVAGTRADNGVDAEATVLWRTAGDDGRHGVAQCSLLSPLPGVAAVFGSEGWLEVPPRFHHPGRLVVHRRRDGRSVEESQEVTAPARGTGYAHELDEVHRCLRAGLTESEVMPLDDTLAVMGVLEEALHALGVQHDEDRDVL from the coding sequence GTGACCGCGCAGCCGCAGGAACCGTCCTTCGAGCCCGTCGCCGACCGTCCCGTCCGCTGGGGCGTGATCGGCGCGGGGCGCATCGCCGAGGGGGTGATGACCGACCTGCGCGAGCAGTGCGCCGCCGACGGGGTGCTGCACGCCGTCGCCTCGCGCAGCGCCGACCGCGCGCGTGACTTCGCCGACCGCCACGGCGCCCCCGTGGCGTACGGGTCGTACCTCGAGCTGCTCGAGGACCCGGACGTCGACGTCGTGTACGTCGCCACGCCGCACCGCCAGCACCACCAGGTCGCGCTCGCGGCGCTCGAGCGCGGCAAGCACCTGCTCGTGGAGAAGGCGTTCACGTGCACGCTCGAGGGCTCCCGCGAGGTGGTCGACGCGGCGCGCGCCCGCGGGCGCTTCGTCATGGAGGCGATGTGGACCCGCTTCCAGCCGACCGTCGTGCGCATGCGCGAGCTGCTCGCCGAGGGTGCGGTCGGCGAGGTCCGCTCGGTGCGCGCCGACCTCGGGCTGCGGGTGCCGTTCGACGCCGGCGACCGGTTGTGGGACCCCGCGCAGGGCGGCGGGGCGCTGCTCGACCTCGGCGTGTACCCCGTGTCGTGGCTGCAGATGGTCCTCGGCGGCACGCCCGCGTCCGTCGAGGTCGCGGGGACGCGCGCCGACAACGGCGTGGACGCCGAGGCGACCGTGCTGTGGCGGACCGCCGGCGACGACGGCCGCCACGGCGTCGCGCAGTGCTCGCTGTTGTCGCCGCTGCCCGGTGTGGCCGCCGTGTTCGGCAGCGAGGGTTGGCTCGAGGTGCCGCCCCGGTTCCACCACCCCGGTCGCCTCGTCGTGCACCGCCGCCGGGACGGCCGCTCGGTCGAGGAGTCGCAGGAGGTCACGGCGCCGGCGCGCGGCACCGGCTACGCCCACGAGCTGGACGAGGTCCACCGCTGCCTGCGCGCCGGTCTCACCGAGTCCGAGGTCATGCCGCTCGACGACACCCTCGCCGTCATGGGCGTGCTCGAGGAGGCGCTGCATGCGCTCGGCGTGCAGCACGACGAGGACCGCGACGTGCTGTGA
- a CDS encoding DUF805 domain-containing protein, whose amino-acid sequence MSFGQAVSSALRRYATFTGRARRSEFWFFYLFFVLVYGAPYLAGTVVLAAGTDPLTGEPTRSAAAVGLLLMGVAVLIGLALTIPTLAATVRRLHDTGRSGFWYFIGFVPFVGGLVLLVMLVQPSQPHPNEHGPDPTAPAPWSPPVPGGAPAAWQPQASYAPPVVDHGYVPGRTIVPGSGRRA is encoded by the coding sequence GTGTCGTTCGGTCAGGCCGTCTCCTCCGCGCTGCGCCGGTACGCGACCTTCACCGGTCGTGCGCGCCGCTCGGAGTTCTGGTTCTTCTACCTGTTCTTCGTCCTGGTGTACGGCGCGCCGTACCTGGCCGGCACCGTCGTGCTCGCTGCGGGCACCGACCCGCTGACGGGTGAGCCGACGCGCTCCGCGGCGGCCGTCGGGCTGCTCCTGATGGGGGTGGCCGTCCTCATCGGCCTCGCGCTGACCATCCCGACGCTCGCCGCGACGGTCCGCCGGCTGCACGACACCGGCCGCAGCGGCTTCTGGTACTTCATCGGCTTCGTGCCGTTCGTCGGCGGGCTCGTCCTGCTCGTCATGCTCGTGCAGCCGTCGCAGCCGCATCCCAACGAGCACGGTCCCGACCCGACCGCACCGGCGCCATGGTCGCCGCCGGTGCCGGGCGGCGCGCCAGCCGCGTGGCAGCCGCAGGCGTCCTACGCCCCGCCCGTCGTCGACCACGGCTACGTGCCGGGCCGCACGATCGTGCCGGGGTCCGGTCGAAGGGCCTAG
- a CDS encoding DUF805 domain-containing protein, translating into MGQQWPDALSSALSRYGDFSGRSRRRDYWLFVASYSALTVPTWTIGWSLIAGAVVVWAAEVTVLAAWWVLVATTLSLALLVPSYALAARRLQDLGRSPVWLLLNVVPYANYYVVYLCALDGTPGANQYGPDPKGRSYAPQPYLSSPSPWPSSPPQPYPPWLHRPPA; encoded by the coding sequence GTGGGACAGCAGTGGCCGGACGCCCTCTCATCGGCGCTGAGTCGCTACGGGGACTTCTCCGGCCGCTCGCGACGACGGGACTACTGGCTCTTCGTGGCGTCCTACAGCGCGCTCACCGTCCCCACGTGGACGATCGGGTGGTCGCTGATCGCGGGAGCCGTGGTCGTGTGGGCCGCCGAGGTCACGGTTCTGGCCGCCTGGTGGGTGCTCGTGGCGACGACGCTCTCCCTCGCCCTGCTCGTGCCGTCCTACGCCCTGGCGGCCCGCAGGCTGCAGGACCTCGGCCGCAGTCCCGTGTGGCTGCTCCTCAACGTCGTGCCGTACGCGAACTACTACGTGGTGTACCTGTGCGCGCTCGACGGGACGCCCGGCGCGAACCAGTACGGCCCGGACCCGAAGGGCAGGTCGTACGCGCCACAGCCCTACCTGTCCTCGCCGTCGCCCTGGCCGAGCTCTCCGCCGCAGCCGTACCCGCCCTGGCTCCACCGGCCCCCGGCCTGA